Proteins encoded within one genomic window of Halorussus salilacus:
- a CDS encoding YeaH/YhbH family protein: protein MGLREDLERYREVGEQKRQDLADFIQYGDLGQSLPDEIQIPIKIVDLPEFAYDRRDRGGIGQGDPDVGDPVGQPQPQPGDDGDEGDEPGEEGGDHDYYEMDPEEFAEELDDELGLDLEPKGKEVVEETEGEFTDMTRTGPDSTLDFERMFKEGLKRKLAMDFDPDYVREALKVEGWGPERAFEWARDENINVSKHWLDEQYDAIPEDERTKWATIEEMQESSTQRSAAQKIREEGIRHVPFRKEDERYRYPEIIEEREKNVVVVNIRDVSGSMREKKRELVERTFTPLDWYLTGKYDNAEFVYIAHDAEAWEVEREEFFGIRSGGGTKISSAYELTAAILDERYPWTEWNRYVFAAGDSENSRNDTSENVIPLMEEIPANLHAYVETQPDGKAINATHAEEVGEHFGDSEAVAVSYVNGPGDVTDAIYEILSTEAES from the coding sequence ATGGGACTGAGAGAGGACCTCGAACGCTACCGGGAGGTCGGCGAGCAGAAACGCCAGGACCTCGCCGACTTCATCCAGTACGGCGACCTCGGCCAGAGCCTGCCCGACGAGATACAGATTCCCATCAAGATCGTGGACCTGCCCGAGTTCGCCTACGACCGACGTGACCGAGGGGGTATCGGGCAGGGCGACCCCGACGTGGGCGACCCCGTTGGCCAGCCCCAGCCACAGCCCGGCGACGACGGCGACGAGGGAGACGAACCCGGCGAGGAGGGCGGCGACCACGACTACTACGAGATGGACCCCGAGGAGTTCGCCGAGGAACTCGACGACGAACTCGGCCTCGACCTCGAACCCAAGGGCAAGGAGGTCGTCGAGGAGACGGAGGGCGAGTTCACCGACATGACCCGCACCGGCCCGGACTCGACGCTCGACTTCGAGCGGATGTTCAAGGAGGGGCTGAAGCGGAAGCTCGCGATGGACTTCGACCCCGACTACGTGCGGGAGGCGCTGAAGGTCGAGGGGTGGGGTCCAGAGCGCGCCTTCGAGTGGGCACGGGACGAGAACATCAACGTCTCGAAGCACTGGCTCGACGAGCAGTACGACGCCATCCCCGAAGACGAGCGCACGAAGTGGGCCACCATCGAGGAGATGCAGGAGAGCTCGACCCAACGGAGCGCCGCCCAGAAGATACGCGAGGAGGGGATACGCCACGTCCCCTTCCGGAAGGAGGACGAGCGCTACCGCTACCCCGAGATAATCGAGGAGCGCGAGAAGAACGTCGTGGTGGTCAACATCCGCGACGTGTCGGGGTCGATGCGCGAGAAGAAGCGCGAACTGGTCGAGCGGACGTTCACGCCGCTGGACTGGTACCTCACCGGCAAGTACGACAACGCCGAGTTCGTCTACATCGCCCACGACGCCGAGGCGTGGGAGGTCGAGCGCGAGGAGTTCTTCGGCATCCGGTCGGGGGGCGGCACCAAGATATCGTCGGCGTACGAACTCACGGCCGCGATTCTCGACGAGCGGTACCCGTGGACCGAGTGGAACCGCTACGTGTTCGCGGCGGGCGACAGCGAGAACTCCCGCAACGACACCAGCGAGAACGTCATCCCGCTGATGGAGGAGATTCCGGCGAACCTCCACGCGTACGTCGAGACCCAACCCGACGGGAAGGCCATCAACGCGACCCACGCCGAGGAGGTCGGCGAGCACTTCGGCGACTCCGAGGCGGTGGCGGTCAGCTACGTCAACGGCCCGGGGGACGTGACCGACGCCATCTACGAAATCCTGAGCACGGAGGCCGAATCATGA
- a CDS encoding SpoVR family protein gives MTNRPRTRKAAEQLHEPVAEARNLAKKLGLDPYRVNYWIVDYDEMNELIAYNGFQERYPHWRWGMQYDRQQKQGQYTGGKAFEIVINDDPSHAFLQESNAVADQKAVITHVEAHSDFFANNEWYGMFADDLDAAAMLARHADRIEGYMADPDIDREAVERWIDSVLCLEDNIDQHQPFKRQFERADDGEDDEADLAEKLEGMDLSEEVVEQVFDDEWLDAQEETPTDLDDPEKDVLAFLREHGKAFDDETEKAVEMAEWQKETLEMLRAESYYFAAQKSTKVMNEGWAAFWESMMMGEESFAGDDEFLQYADHQARVLNSPGLNPYKLGKELWEYIENTENRREVVRKLLRVDGISWRNFHDTVDFDRVQDLLAPDPALDGITAETLDGLDPDSRKVDSEALEAAKDGEIDAERYPWKVLTYEGLAERHFSLCKPQNRGFVRSISQTDLEQYSRYIVDDARYGSVEEALAEVAYTTGWDKMREIRESHNDVTFLDGYLTQEFVTDNEYFTYEFSRTTGDYRVASTDYEDVKKKLMLQFTNFGKPTVAVYDGNYNNRNELLLGHHYNGVMLDVEQAKRTLERVFDLWGRPVNLKTIVKEVDDRDAEIARRRDREPDPDEQGKLLRYDGEKFTMEDLAWSEVEDIAATEVDYDTKPEEWLA, from the coding sequence ATGACGAACAGACCCCGAACCCGGAAGGCGGCCGAACAGCTCCACGAACCCGTCGCGGAGGCGCGAAACCTCGCGAAGAAGCTCGGACTCGACCCCTACCGGGTCAACTACTGGATCGTCGACTACGACGAAATGAACGAGCTCATCGCGTACAACGGCTTCCAGGAGCGCTATCCCCACTGGCGGTGGGGGATGCAGTACGACCGCCAGCAGAAGCAGGGCCAGTACACCGGCGGGAAGGCGTTCGAGATCGTCATCAACGACGACCCCTCCCACGCCTTCCTCCAGGAGTCGAACGCCGTGGCCGACCAGAAGGCGGTCATCACCCACGTCGAGGCCCACTCGGACTTCTTCGCCAACAACGAGTGGTACGGGATGTTCGCCGACGACCTCGACGCCGCCGCGATGCTGGCGCGTCACGCCGACCGCATCGAGGGCTACATGGCCGACCCCGACATCGACCGCGAGGCGGTCGAGCGGTGGATAGACAGCGTGCTGTGTCTGGAGGACAACATCGACCAGCACCAGCCGTTCAAGCGCCAGTTCGAGCGCGCCGACGACGGCGAGGACGACGAGGCCGACCTCGCCGAGAAGCTCGAAGGGATGGACCTGAGCGAAGAGGTCGTCGAGCAGGTGTTCGACGACGAGTGGCTCGACGCACAGGAGGAGACCCCGACCGACCTCGACGACCCCGAGAAGGACGTGCTCGCGTTCCTGCGCGAACACGGCAAGGCGTTCGACGACGAGACCGAGAAGGCGGTCGAGATGGCCGAGTGGCAAAAGGAGACACTGGAGATGCTCCGAGCCGAGTCGTACTACTTCGCGGCCCAGAAGTCCACGAAGGTGATGAACGAGGGGTGGGCCGCCTTTTGGGAGTCGATGATGATGGGCGAGGAGTCGTTCGCGGGCGACGACGAGTTCCTCCAGTACGCCGACCACCAAGCCCGCGTGCTCAACTCACCCGGCCTCAACCCCTACAAGCTCGGCAAGGAGCTGTGGGAGTACATAGAGAACACCGAGAACCGCCGAGAGGTCGTCAGGAAGCTCCTCCGGGTCGACGGAATCTCGTGGCGCAACTTCCACGATACCGTCGACTTCGACCGCGTGCAGGACCTGCTCGCGCCCGACCCCGCCCTCGACGGCATCACCGCCGAGACACTCGACGGCCTCGACCCGGACTCCCGGAAGGTCGATTCGGAGGCGCTGGAGGCCGCGAAGGACGGCGAAATCGACGCGGAGCGCTACCCGTGGAAGGTGCTGACCTACGAGGGACTCGCCGAGCGCCACTTCTCGCTGTGCAAGCCCCAGAACCGCGGATTCGTGCGCTCGATATCCCAGACCGACCTCGAACAGTACTCGCGGTACATCGTCGACGACGCCCGCTACGGCTCGGTCGAGGAGGCGCTCGCCGAGGTCGCGTACACCACCGGCTGGGACAAGATGCGCGAGATACGCGAGAGCCACAACGACGTGACCTTCCTCGACGGCTACCTCACCCAGGAGTTCGTGACCGACAACGAGTACTTCACCTACGAGTTCAGTCGGACGACCGGCGACTACCGGGTCGCCAGCACCGACTACGAGGACGTGAAGAAGAAGCTGATGCTCCAGTTCACCAACTTCGGCAAGCCGACCGTGGCGGTGTACGACGGCAACTACAACAACCGCAACGAACTGTTGCTCGGCCACCACTACAACGGCGTGATGCTCGACGTCGAACAGGCAAAGCGCACCCTCGAACGGGTGTTCGACCTCTGGGGCCGCCCCGTCAACCTCAAGACCATCGTGAAGGAGGTCGACGACCGCGACGCCGAGATCGCCAGACGGCGCGACCGCGAACCCGACCCCGACGAGCAGGGCAAGCTCCTGCGCTACGACGGCGAGAAGTTCACCATGGAGGACCTCGCGTGGAGCGAGGTCGAGGACATCGCGGCGACCGAAGTGGACTACGACACCAAGCCCGAGGAGTGGCTGGCGTAG